A window of Amycolatopsis australiensis contains these coding sequences:
- a CDS encoding DUF1416 domain-containing protein, with protein sequence MAVDDSCGAPVQEATPADFDTKGQVVLAGKVTGANGPVAGAFVRLLDGGGDFTGEVVSSPEGDFRFYAAPGDWTVRALHRTGNGEASVTAEGPGLHQLAISVA encoded by the coding sequence ATGGCGGTAGACGACAGCTGCGGCGCACCGGTCCAGGAGGCCACGCCGGCGGACTTCGACACGAAGGGCCAGGTCGTGCTGGCCGGCAAGGTGACGGGCGCGAACGGCCCGGTCGCCGGCGCGTTCGTCCGCCTGCTGGACGGCGGCGGCGACTTCACCGGCGAGGTGGTCTCCTCACCCGAGGGCGACTTCCGCTTCTACGCGGCCCCGGGCGACTGGACGGTCCGCGCGCTGCACCGCACCGGCAACGGCGAGGCGTCCGTGACCGCCGAGGGCCCGGGCCTGCACCAGCTGGCCATCTCGGTCGCCTGA
- a CDS encoding YgfZ/GcvT domain-containing protein yields MPYRSPLLDVPGSIAPPDNHPEAGVPWHWGDPFAEQRTASRGVVVIDRSHREFLAVTGEERLSWLHLVISQHVTGLAEGSGTEALVLDSQGRVETHMVLAHLDGTVYLDTDPGTSVTSALPKGGPQTLREYLEAMKFWSKVDIRDATGELALLTVLGPDAERVLSAAGAEVGPEPYAVAALPGGGFARRMPWPGRSSVDLAVPRDALAGWWKRLTDAGARAAGSWTFDALRVESLRPRLGVDTDERTIPHEVGWVGSAAHVAKGCYRGQETVSKVHNVGRPPRNLLLLHLDGSPEVTPETGDPVLLDGRAVGRVGTVIQHHELGPIALALVKRSTPVGAELLTGSEDNLVQAAIDPDSVPSEQPAPGRAAAAQLRG; encoded by the coding sequence ATGCCGTACCGCTCGCCGCTGCTGGACGTGCCCGGATCCATCGCCCCGCCCGACAACCACCCCGAAGCCGGCGTCCCCTGGCACTGGGGAGACCCGTTCGCGGAGCAGCGGACGGCCTCGCGCGGCGTGGTCGTGATCGACCGGTCGCACCGCGAGTTCCTCGCCGTCACGGGCGAAGAGCGGCTTTCGTGGCTGCACCTGGTGATCTCGCAGCACGTGACCGGGCTGGCCGAGGGTTCCGGCACCGAGGCGCTGGTGCTGGACAGCCAGGGCCGCGTCGAGACGCACATGGTGCTGGCCCACCTCGACGGCACGGTCTACCTCGACACCGACCCCGGCACGAGCGTCACCAGCGCGCTGCCCAAGGGCGGTCCGCAGACGCTGCGCGAGTACCTCGAGGCGATGAAGTTCTGGTCCAAGGTGGACATCCGCGACGCGACCGGCGAGCTGGCGCTGCTGACCGTGCTCGGCCCGGACGCCGAGCGCGTGCTGAGCGCGGCCGGCGCCGAGGTCGGCCCGGAGCCGTACGCGGTCGCGGCGCTGCCCGGTGGCGGGTTCGCGCGGCGGATGCCGTGGCCGGGCCGGTCCAGCGTCGACCTGGCGGTGCCCCGCGACGCGCTGGCCGGCTGGTGGAAGCGGCTCACCGACGCCGGCGCCCGCGCGGCGGGCAGCTGGACGTTCGACGCCCTGCGCGTCGAGTCGCTGCGGCCGCGGCTGGGGGTCGACACCGACGAGCGCACGATCCCGCACGAGGTCGGCTGGGTCGGCTCGGCGGCGCACGTCGCCAAGGGCTGCTACCGCGGCCAGGAGACGGTGTCGAAGGTGCACAACGTCGGCCGTCCGCCGCGGAACCTGCTCCTGCTGCACCTCGACGGCTCGCCGGAGGTGACGCCGGAGACCGGCGACCCGGTGCTGCTGGACGGCCGGGCGGTCGGCCGGGTCGGCACGGTGATCCAGCACCACGAGCTGGGCCCGATCGCGCTGGCGCTGGTCAAGCGTTCGACGCCGGTGGGCGCGGAGCTGCTGACCGGCTCGGAGGACAACCTCGTCCAGGCGGCGATCGACCCCGATTCGGTGCCGTCGGAGCAGCCCGCGCCGGGCCGGGCGGCGGCGGCGCAACTTCGTGGCTGA
- a CDS encoding DUF3073 domain-containing protein encodes MGRGRAKAKQTKVARELKYSSHETDFDALQRELSSNSSSDNHHEDSDSRYEDPYDDGYDEYRR; translated from the coding sequence ATGGGGCGCGGCCGGGCTAAGGCCAAGCAGACGAAGGTGGCGCGTGAGCTCAAGTACAGCTCGCACGAGACCGACTTCGATGCTTTGCAGCGCGAGCTGTCGAGTAACTCCTCCAGTGACAACCACCACGAGGACTCCGACAGCCGGTATGAAGACCCGTACGACGACGGGTACGACGAGTACCGTCGTTGA
- a CDS encoding FABP family protein, producing the protein MTASGDEAIAAAEKRAESTRGRNLPLWDDLPIPNDTANLREGPNLNDACLALLPLVGVWRGEGEVDYPTIEGPYKFAQQLTISHDGRPFLIHESRSWLLDEDGNVIRPAARESGFWRPQEDDTIELLLTHNTGIVELYYGKPRNQTSWELGTDAVIRTATAKDVTAAQRLYGLIEGSLGYVEERAMAGQEMQPHTSALLRRVAG; encoded by the coding sequence ATGACCGCCAGCGGCGACGAAGCCATCGCGGCAGCGGAAAAGCGCGCGGAAAGCACCCGCGGGCGCAACCTCCCGCTGTGGGACGACCTGCCCATCCCCAACGACACCGCGAACCTGCGCGAGGGGCCGAACCTCAACGACGCGTGTCTCGCGTTGCTGCCGCTCGTCGGCGTGTGGCGCGGTGAGGGCGAGGTCGACTACCCGACCATCGAGGGCCCGTACAAGTTCGCGCAGCAGCTGACGATCTCCCACGACGGCCGCCCGTTCCTCATCCACGAGTCCCGCTCGTGGCTGCTGGACGAAGACGGCAACGTCATCCGCCCCGCCGCCCGCGAGTCCGGGTTCTGGCGGCCGCAGGAGGACGACACGATCGAGCTGCTGCTCACCCACAACACCGGCATCGTCGAGCTGTACTACGGCAAGCCGCGCAACCAGACGTCCTGGGAGCTGGGCACCGACGCGGTGATCCGCACGGCCACGGCCAAGGACGTCACCGCGGCCCAGCGGCTGTACGGCCTGATCGAAGGCTCCCTCGGCTACGTCGAGGAGCGCGCGATGGCGGGCCAGGAGATGCAGCCGCACACTTCGGCCCTGCTGCGCCGCGTCGCCGGCTGA
- a CDS encoding 5-oxoprolinase subunit B family protein, with product MRWRPCGEDAALLDCGSLDEMRAAHATVLAARPDGVVDLVPGARSLLVVGGVAAVQALLADADPAHPPAGEPREVTLDVRYDGEDLGRVAEDAGLSTDAVVELHTGAVYTVAFTGFAPGFGYLTGLPEPLRQPRLESPRTRVPAGSVGLAGEFTGVYPRESPGGWRLLGHTSATLFDPHADPPALFAPGDRVRFRSVR from the coding sequence GTGCGCTGGCGGCCCTGTGGCGAGGACGCCGCCCTGCTCGACTGCGGCTCCCTCGACGAGATGCGGGCCGCTCACGCCACGGTGCTGGCCGCCCGCCCGGACGGGGTCGTCGACCTCGTGCCCGGGGCGCGCAGCCTGCTGGTCGTCGGTGGTGTCGCGGCCGTGCAGGCCCTGCTGGCCGACGCCGATCCGGCGCACCCGCCCGCCGGCGAGCCCCGCGAAGTCACGCTCGACGTCCGCTACGACGGTGAAGACCTCGGCCGCGTCGCCGAAGACGCCGGGCTGTCCACGGACGCCGTCGTCGAACTGCACACCGGCGCGGTCTACACGGTCGCCTTCACCGGGTTCGCGCCCGGCTTCGGCTACCTGACCGGGCTTCCGGAGCCGCTTCGGCAGCCGCGCCTGGAGTCGCCACGCACCCGCGTCCCGGCCGGGTCGGTCGGCCTGGCGGGCGAGTTCACCGGCGTCTACCCGCGCGAGTCGCCCGGCGGCTGGCGGCTCTTGGGCCACACGTCGGCGACGTTGTTCGACCCGCACGCCGACCCGCCCGCGTTGTTCGCGCCGGGTGACCGCGTCCGCTTCCGGAGCGTCCGATGA
- a CDS encoding asparaginase, with amino-acid sequence MTNPVLAEVVRSGFVESVHRGALVVTGPEGDARLALGDVTSPVFPRSSNKPLQAVGMLRSGLDFTGEDLALACASHSGEPGHVKRVLELLDAAGLREDDLACPPDFPLHVPSMRDAAEPRRVMMNCSGKHTAMLTTCLRAGWPTAGYEEPDHPLQQALASAVADLTGEPITHTGVDGCGAPLFAFSLTGLARAFGRLATASSGPSSSVAAAMRAHPWLVAGTGREDTELMSAVTGLIAKGGAEGVQAFALPDGFAVAMKIDDGNKRACAPLAVEALRYLGVDVSGLAEPAHPAVLGGGRPVGEVRVPELRG; translated from the coding sequence GTGACCAACCCCGTTCTCGCCGAGGTCGTCCGTTCGGGTTTCGTCGAAAGCGTCCACCGCGGCGCGCTGGTGGTGACCGGCCCGGAAGGCGACGCCCGGCTGGCCCTCGGCGACGTGACTTCGCCGGTCTTCCCGCGTTCGTCGAACAAGCCGCTGCAGGCCGTCGGGATGCTGCGGTCCGGCCTGGACTTCACGGGCGAGGACCTGGCGCTGGCGTGCGCGTCGCACTCCGGCGAGCCGGGGCACGTCAAGCGGGTACTGGAGCTGCTCGACGCGGCCGGCCTGCGCGAAGACGACCTGGCGTGCCCGCCGGACTTCCCGCTGCACGTGCCGAGCATGCGCGACGCCGCCGAGCCGCGGCGGGTGATGATGAACTGCTCGGGCAAGCACACGGCCATGCTGACGACGTGCCTGCGCGCGGGCTGGCCGACGGCGGGCTACGAGGAGCCGGACCATCCGCTGCAGCAGGCACTGGCGTCGGCGGTGGCGGACCTGACGGGCGAGCCGATCACCCACACGGGCGTCGACGGCTGCGGGGCGCCGCTGTTCGCGTTCTCGCTGACCGGCTTGGCTCGCGCGTTCGGCCGGCTGGCCACGGCGTCGTCCGGGCCGTCGTCTTCGGTGGCGGCGGCCATGCGGGCGCACCCGTGGCTGGTGGCCGGAACCGGCCGCGAAGACACGGAGCTGATGTCGGCCGTGACCGGCCTGATCGCCAAGGGCGGCGCGGAAGGGGTCCAGGCGTTCGCCTTGCCGGACGGGTTCGCGGTGGCGATGAAGATCGACGACGGCAACAAGCGGGCCTGCGCGCCGCTGGCGGTCGAGGCGCTGCGGTATCTCGGGGTGGACGTGTCGGGGCTCGCGGAGCCGGCGCACCCGGCGGTGCTGGGCGGCGGCCGTCCGGTGGGCGAGGTCCGGGTACCGGAACTGCGCGGCTGA
- a CDS encoding biotin-dependent carboxyltransferase family protein gives MRTLEVLDAGRYALVEDLGRPGYAHLGVAPSGALDVSSLRLANRLAGNDEAAAGIETLLGGLSVRLTASATVAVTGPAVPVTVDGRSAGSHVPIAVRAGQTLSIGTPPTGLRCYLAVSGGIAVEEVLGSRSRDVLSGIGPAPLAAGDVLPLGSPAGIPAGADVVVPWQAPDALVVPVTLGPRDDWLDDPARGLSAWWTVTAESNRVGLRLDGTPLRRAVDAELPSEGVVTGAIQVPPSGLPVVFLADHPTTGGYPVAAVVRGAALGALAQARPGTRVRFRVS, from the coding sequence ATGAGGACGCTGGAGGTCCTCGACGCCGGGCGGTACGCACTGGTCGAGGACCTGGGCCGGCCCGGCTACGCGCACCTCGGCGTCGCGCCGTCGGGTGCGCTGGACGTCTCTTCGCTGCGGCTCGCGAACCGCCTGGCCGGCAACGACGAGGCCGCCGCGGGCATCGAGACGCTGCTCGGCGGCCTGTCGGTGCGGCTCACGGCGTCGGCGACGGTCGCGGTGACCGGCCCCGCGGTCCCGGTCACCGTCGACGGCCGTTCCGCCGGCTCGCACGTGCCGATCGCCGTGCGGGCCGGGCAGACGCTGTCGATCGGCACTCCGCCGACAGGCCTGCGCTGCTACCTGGCGGTGTCCGGCGGCATCGCCGTCGAGGAGGTGCTGGGCAGCCGTTCGCGGGACGTCCTGTCCGGCATCGGCCCGGCGCCGCTGGCCGCGGGAGACGTGCTCCCGCTCGGCTCGCCGGCCGGGATCCCGGCGGGCGCGGACGTCGTCGTGCCCTGGCAGGCGCCGGACGCCCTGGTCGTGCCGGTGACGCTCGGCCCGCGCGACGACTGGCTCGACGACCCCGCCCGCGGCCTCTCGGCGTGGTGGACGGTCACGGCCGAGTCGAACCGCGTCGGCCTGCGCCTGGACGGGACGCCGCTGCGCCGGGCCGTCGACGCCGAGCTGCCGAGCGAGGGCGTCGTCACCGGCGCGATCCAGGTGCCGCCGAGCGGCCTGCCGGTGGTCTTCCTCGCCGATCACCCGACGACCGGCGGCTACCCCGTGGCGGCCGTCGTGCGCGGCGCCGCGCTCGGCGCGCTCGCCCAGGCGCGTCCGGGCACCCGGGTGCGCTTCCGGGTGTCCTGA
- a CDS encoding aerial mycelium formation protein, translating to MIEVRPGGRRRIDRVLGPGYLSGLGELPLKVLRERRDEAAQEETDLSYLRRLLHARIDIVRAEQARRSSGGESSIVDQLATILADNALGPAAGSGRHQQLEPSRAGEHRRHAEALIGDTDLTDVGSLSDEKLAAALDTYASEELSVSSFRREVQGVMDALNAEIAKRYQQGSATVDELLENEGGTGEQ from the coding sequence GTGATCGAAGTGCGGCCCGGTGGCAGGCGGCGGATCGACCGCGTGCTCGGCCCGGGGTACCTCAGCGGCCTGGGTGAACTGCCGCTGAAGGTGCTGCGCGAGCGGCGTGACGAAGCCGCGCAGGAGGAGACGGACCTGTCCTACCTGCGCCGGCTCCTGCACGCCCGGATCGACATCGTGCGCGCCGAGCAGGCGCGGCGCAGCTCCGGCGGCGAGTCGAGCATCGTCGACCAGCTGGCCACCATCCTCGCGGACAACGCGCTCGGCCCGGCCGCGGGCTCGGGACGGCACCAGCAGCTCGAGCCGTCACGCGCCGGCGAGCACCGGCGGCACGCCGAAGCCCTGATCGGCGACACCGACCTGACCGACGTCGGGTCGCTTTCGGACGAGAAGCTCGCGGCCGCTTTGGACACGTACGCGAGCGAAGAGCTGTCGGTGTCGTCCTTCCGGCGCGAGGTCCAAGGCGTCATGGACGCGCTGAACGCGGAGATCGCGAAGCGCTACCAGCAGGGATCGGCCACTGTGGACGAGCTGCTGGAGAACGAAGGCGGGACCGGCGAGCAGTGA